CGCTTCAGGTAGCCCTTGCGGACAAGCTGGTTCACCTGACCGTGGGCGCTGGCGTGCGATATCCCGAGAATGTCCGCGAGTTCCTTCATGGTCGGGGGGAACCCACGCCGGTTCGTGAAGAGGCGGATCTCCTTCAATGTACGGCGCTGCGGCTCGGTTATTTCCTGAACGGGGCGTCTGCCTCGCGATCTTTGACCCATGTGATCCTCAACCATCCAAATGGCTTATCGTGAACGCCAATGGCCGCAGGACCCGGTCAGGGCAAACTACGGCCATATTACAGACTGATATTATACGACCTGATATGCGTCAGGTCAATTAAAAAAATGTACACAGACTGAGGGAAGGATTCAACTAATCGAAAGGAAAGGGATTGAGGGCGACAGAGGCCCTCAAGAATGAGAATGTCGGCAGACGGGTGGAAGACTTATTCGATGCGGTCTTTGCGCATCTGCGCCCACATTTTGCGCTGACGGTTCCAATGAGGAACGGCCGCAACGGGCCGG
This DNA window, taken from Acidobacteriota bacterium, encodes the following:
- a CDS encoding MarR family transcriptional regulator; its protein translation is MGQRSRGRRPVQEITEPQRRTLKEIRLFTNRRGFPPTMKELADILGISHASAHGQVNQLVRKGYLKR